Proteins from a genomic interval of Streptomyces fodineus:
- a CDS encoding class I SAM-dependent methyltransferase, producing the protein MTPEENRSPAAHEDPYALALQTGRGPVYLRFADGRRTRLPVRRWGARPTGADETLLERCRGPVLDIGCGPGRLCRALQDRGVCALGIDVAPHAVARTETRGGAALCRSVFDPLPAEGSWQTLLLVDGNIGIGGDPHALLRRCTQLIAPTGFMLVEVDQHDVEEGCTAWVEDTHGNRGPAFLWARLGTPAVHRVAESLGLSVTDQWISGRRCFVSLGRHDSHPSAVAPHAPRAQPW; encoded by the coding sequence GAGGAGAACAGGTCGCCCGCCGCACACGAGGACCCCTACGCACTGGCCCTGCAAACCGGCCGCGGGCCGGTGTACCTGAGGTTCGCCGACGGGCGCCGGACCCGACTGCCGGTACGCCGCTGGGGCGCGCGGCCCACCGGGGCCGACGAGACGCTGCTGGAGCGCTGCAGGGGCCCCGTACTCGACATCGGCTGCGGACCGGGCCGCCTGTGCAGGGCGCTCCAGGACCGGGGCGTCTGCGCCCTTGGTATCGACGTCGCTCCCCACGCGGTCGCCCGAACGGAGACCCGCGGCGGGGCCGCACTGTGCCGGTCGGTGTTCGACCCGCTGCCGGCTGAGGGAAGCTGGCAGACCCTGCTGCTCGTCGACGGGAACATCGGCATCGGCGGCGACCCGCATGCCCTGCTCCGCCGCTGTACCCAACTCATCGCCCCGACGGGATTCATGCTCGTCGAAGTCGACCAGCATGATGTCGAAGAGGGCTGCACCGCTTGGGTGGAGGACACCCACGGCAACCGCGGCCCAGCCTTCCTCTGGGCGCGCCTTGGGACGCCGGCCGTCCACCGGGTCGCCGAAAGCCTCGGGCTCAGCGTCACCGACCAGTGGATCAGTGGCCGACGGTGCTTTGTCTCCCTCGGTCGTCACGACTCACACCCCTCAGCCGTCGCACCTCACGCGCCCCGGGCGCAGCCGTGGTGA
- a CDS encoding glycoside hydrolase family 15 protein translates to MSGRPIGDHALLSDCRSAALVTSDGSVDWLCLPRFDSPALFARLLDEDAGHWAIRPTGPADVSRRYLEETLVLETTFRTTGGTAVLRDALALGRRERGHALGTASPGMLLRQITCTEGQVPVEITYAPRPEFGLVHPLLAPVRGGLAAYGGAHVLLLSTPIDLTVSGSTAHGQITLRASDRLGFALQVGPAWGTEPMRWRAGRIRRRLNDTVEGWRSWSRLHRGYVGPWQHEVGHSGRVLRALTFAPTGAIVAAATTSLPECVGGTRNWDYRYTWVRDASFTLQALATAACEKEKDKFFGFLARAAVTQLHRGVDLQIMYGIGGERDLSERILPHLAGWRDSTPVRSGNEAWRQRQLDVYGELLDAAYQTFPPNERLDPPTRAFLLQAAETATRRWAEPDQGIWETRGSGRHFLHSKLMCWVALDRAIAMAPTLQADERVPHWRHERDQIRQAVEQRGWNPRLGAFTQAFDSDDLDASALMLPIVGFLPPHDPRIQSTVLAIATHLTDRNGLIRRYLGDEIEGGEGAFLLCTFWLAQALALTGHTTRARQVFQTAVAHANDVGLMAEETDPATGEALGNFPQAFSHIGLINAARAIRDAERQPAPRRFER, encoded by the coding sequence ATGAGCGGGCGACCGATCGGTGACCATGCACTGCTGTCCGACTGCCGCTCGGCCGCCCTCGTCACCTCCGACGGCTCAGTGGACTGGCTGTGCCTTCCCCGCTTCGACAGCCCGGCGCTCTTCGCCCGACTCCTCGACGAGGACGCCGGCCACTGGGCCATCCGCCCCACCGGCCCCGCCGACGTCAGCCGCCGCTACCTCGAGGAGACCCTCGTACTGGAGACGACCTTCCGTACCACCGGTGGAACGGCCGTCCTACGCGACGCACTCGCCCTGGGACGCCGAGAGCGCGGACACGCCCTGGGCACCGCGTCTCCCGGAATGCTTCTGAGACAGATCACCTGCACCGAAGGACAAGTGCCCGTCGAGATCACCTATGCGCCACGCCCGGAGTTCGGACTCGTCCACCCCCTCCTCGCACCTGTGCGGGGCGGGCTCGCCGCGTATGGAGGCGCCCACGTCCTGTTGCTGTCGACCCCTATCGACCTGACGGTGAGCGGTTCCACCGCGCACGGTCAGATCACTCTCCGGGCGTCGGACCGCCTCGGCTTCGCACTGCAGGTCGGGCCGGCATGGGGAACCGAGCCGATGCGCTGGCGAGCGGGGCGTATCCGGCGGCGCTTGAACGACACCGTCGAAGGCTGGCGCTCATGGTCGCGGCTGCACCGCGGCTACGTCGGCCCCTGGCAGCACGAGGTGGGCCACAGCGGACGCGTGCTGCGGGCACTGACCTTCGCGCCCACGGGGGCAATTGTCGCCGCGGCCACCACCTCTCTGCCCGAGTGTGTGGGCGGCACGCGCAACTGGGACTACCGCTACACCTGGGTCCGCGACGCCAGCTTCACTCTGCAGGCGCTGGCCACCGCCGCCTGCGAGAAGGAGAAGGACAAGTTCTTCGGCTTCCTCGCCCGAGCCGCGGTAACCCAGCTCCACCGCGGCGTGGACCTGCAGATCATGTACGGCATCGGTGGCGAACGTGACCTGAGTGAGCGGATCCTGCCCCACCTCGCCGGCTGGCGCGACAGCACCCCCGTGCGCAGCGGCAACGAAGCATGGCGCCAACGCCAGCTCGACGTCTACGGCGAACTCCTCGACGCCGCCTACCAGACCTTCCCGCCCAACGAGCGCCTGGACCCGCCCACCCGCGCATTCCTGCTCCAAGCGGCCGAAACGGCCACCCGTCGCTGGGCCGAACCCGATCAGGGGATCTGGGAGACACGCGGGTCGGGCAGACACTTCCTGCACTCGAAACTGATGTGCTGGGTCGCCTTGGACCGGGCCATCGCGATGGCCCCCACCCTTCAGGCCGACGAACGCGTACCCCACTGGCGGCACGAGCGGGACCAGATCCGCCAAGCCGTCGAACAGCGCGGATGGAACCCCCGCCTGGGCGCCTTCACCCAGGCGTTCGACAGCGACGACCTGGACGCCTCTGCGCTGATGCTGCCCATCGTCGGCTTCCTTCCCCCGCACGACCCCCGCATCCAGTCCACGGTGCTGGCGATCGCCACCCACCTCACCGACCGCAACGGTCTGATCCGCCGCTACCTCGGCGACGAGATCGAAGGAGGAGAGGGAGCCTTCCTGCTGTGCACCTTCTGGCTCGCCCAGGCCCTCGCACTGACGGGACACACCACCCGCGCACGGCAGGTGTTCCAAACCGCCGTCGCGCACGCCAACGACGTCGGCCTGATGGCCGAGGAGACCGACCCCGCCACGGGAGAGGCCCTCGGCAACTTCCCGCAAGCCTTCAGCCATATCGGGCTCATCAACGCCGCCCGCGCCATCCGCGACGCCGAGCGGCAACCCGCACCACGACGATTCGAACGCTAG
- a CDS encoding NucA/NucB deoxyribonuclease domain-containing protein encodes MATAPGTPLQRQGTAWTCVRTIDTAPAGAAAPTSAALAPAARAQAADPKPNPGLGMCTGADPRQSSRKAYCVRHWVIYEALGKDGSVADHATVFVAAAASMDSQPQAAWSEDIITEVVEMTEKMPPVTMALSSTCSGQCTSGSSAWDGAAVRFRRLHEGKDGTLSYSSSVGKGFNTTILPTYRVEGAILNGSGPPTHIRPEWNGIEVRCDDDSGSWPGCIVPGHLANVTFSKARYRGAAIAYEWAQKNLTGKYGDHDHPLNRFTDPLDPKNDKRRDKTCGIGGPNKFVGGATGVPNDSCDEYPFAGSWQGGKDGNQCVDITPRAVGGVWDIANVTVDRAAQPTPPYNAPCIRAHVDNKDNGDAGLEYGRAIQSDRIIDSEAFEVIIAP; translated from the coding sequence GTGGCCACCGCACCCGGTACCCCGCTCCAGCGCCAGGGCACGGCCTGGACGTGCGTGAGGACCATCGACACCGCCCCCGCAGGCGCCGCCGCCCCCACCTCCGCCGCCCTCGCACCAGCGGCCCGCGCCCAGGCCGCCGATCCCAAGCCGAATCCCGGGCTGGGGATGTGCACCGGGGCCGATCCCCGCCAGTCCAGCCGCAAGGCCTACTGCGTACGCCACTGGGTCATCTATGAGGCCCTCGGCAAGGACGGGAGCGTAGCCGACCACGCCACGGTGTTCGTCGCGGCGGCGGCGTCCATGGACTCCCAGCCTCAGGCGGCGTGGTCGGAGGACATCATCACCGAGGTCGTCGAGATGACGGAGAAAATGCCCCCCGTCACGATGGCCCTGAGCTCGACCTGCAGTGGCCAGTGCACGTCCGGGTCGTCGGCCTGGGACGGCGCGGCCGTCCGCTTCCGCCGCCTCCACGAGGGCAAGGACGGCACCCTGAGCTACAGCTCGTCCGTGGGCAAGGGCTTCAACACGACGATCCTGCCGACCTACCGCGTGGAGGGGGCCATCCTCAACGGGTCGGGGCCGCCCACGCACATCCGCCCGGAGTGGAACGGCATCGAGGTTCGCTGTGACGATGACTCGGGCAGCTGGCCCGGCTGCATCGTCCCGGGCCACCTGGCCAACGTGACGTTCAGCAAGGCCCGGTACCGGGGGGCGGCCATCGCCTACGAGTGGGCGCAGAAGAACCTGACCGGCAAGTACGGCGACCACGACCACCCGCTGAACCGGTTCACCGACCCTCTCGACCCGAAGAACGACAAACGGCGTGACAAGACCTGTGGCATTGGCGGGCCGAACAAGTTCGTGGGAGGCGCCACCGGTGTCCCCAACGACTCCTGTGACGAGTACCCCTTCGCCGGGTCCTGGCAGGGCGGCAAGGACGGGAACCAGTGCGTAGACATCACCCCGCGTGCGGTCGGCGGCGTGTGGGACATCGCGAACGTCACCGTCGACCGGGCCGCCCAGCCCACCCCGCCCTACAACGCGCCCTGCATCCGGGCCCATGTCGACAACAAGGACAACGGTGACGCGGGTCTGGAGTACGGGCGGGCGATACAGTCCGACCGCATCATCGACAGCGAAGCCTTCGAGGTAATCATCGCCCCGTGA
- a CDS encoding IS256 family transposase, translated as MTAPDSLPLHALTEDNLAAASPDLLRAMVKTFADALMSAEADALCNAEYGQVSDERVNHRNGYRPREWDTRAGTVELAIPKLRSGSYFPHWLLERRRRAEQALISVVATAYLLGVSTRRVEKLAESLGVTQLSKSQVSAMAKHLDEQVTAFRNRPLDAGPYAFVWVDALTQKVREGGRIINVHALIAVGVNADGHREILGLDVATAEDGAGWLAFLRSLIARGLSGVQLVISDAHMGLVNAIGATLPGASWQRCRTHYARALLSQVPKSAQPWVATLLRTVFEQPDTDAVQAQMRHVLDALEAKFPKAAAHLDAAQGDVLAFTAFPREIWRQIWSNNPQERLNKEIRRRTDVVGIFPDRTALIRLVGAVLAEQNDEWTEARRYMGLDLLAKARLHPIESEIDDTVLPTELTA; from the coding sequence ATGACCGCACCCGACAGTCTGCCCCTGCACGCCCTCACGGAAGACAATCTCGCCGCGGCGAGTCCCGATCTGCTGCGCGCGATGGTCAAGACGTTCGCCGACGCACTCATGTCCGCGGAGGCGGACGCCCTCTGCAACGCCGAATACGGCCAGGTCAGCGACGAGAGAGTCAACCACCGCAACGGATACCGCCCGCGTGAGTGGGACACCCGGGCGGGCACCGTCGAGCTCGCCATCCCCAAGCTCAGGTCCGGGAGTTACTTCCCGCACTGGCTGCTGGAACGCAGGCGGCGGGCCGAGCAGGCCCTCATCAGCGTGGTCGCCACCGCCTACCTGCTGGGCGTCTCCACCCGCCGAGTCGAGAAGCTCGCCGAGTCCCTGGGCGTCACCCAGCTGTCGAAGTCCCAGGTCAGCGCGATGGCCAAGCACCTGGACGAACAAGTCACAGCCTTCCGTAACCGTCCCCTGGATGCCGGACCCTACGCGTTCGTATGGGTCGACGCGCTGACGCAGAAGGTCCGCGAAGGCGGCCGGATCATCAACGTCCACGCGCTGATCGCAGTCGGCGTCAACGCCGACGGGCACCGCGAGATCCTCGGCCTGGACGTGGCCACAGCCGAGGACGGCGCCGGCTGGCTGGCCTTCCTGCGCTCGCTGATCGCCCGCGGCTTGTCCGGCGTCCAGCTGGTCATCTCCGACGCGCACATGGGCCTGGTCAACGCGATCGGCGCCACCCTGCCCGGCGCGAGCTGGCAGCGATGTCGTACTCACTACGCCCGCGCACTGCTGAGCCAGGTGCCCAAGTCGGCCCAGCCATGGGTCGCAACATTGCTGCGGACCGTTTTCGAACAGCCCGACACCGACGCCGTCCAGGCCCAGATGCGGCACGTCCTCGACGCCCTGGAAGCCAAGTTCCCCAAGGCCGCAGCGCACTTGGACGCCGCTCAGGGCGATGTCCTGGCGTTCACCGCGTTCCCGCGCGAGATCTGGCGGCAGATCTGGTCGAACAACCCGCAGGAACGGCTGAACAAGGAGATCCGCCGCCGCACCGACGTGGTCGGCATCTTCCCCGACCGCACCGCCCTGATCCGCCTGGTCGGCGCGGTCCTGGCCGAGCAGAACGACGAGTGGACCGAGGCCCGCCGCTACATGGGCCTCGACCTGCTCGCCAAGGCCCGCCTCCACCCGATCGAGTCAGAAATCGACGACACCGTCCTCCCGACCGAACTCACCGCATAG